In Anaerolineales bacterium, one DNA window encodes the following:
- the mutL gene encoding DNA mismatch repair endonuclease MutL produces MSIRLLSSEVSSQIAAGEVVERPASVVKELVENALDADAKNISISIEAAGRTLIEVADDGHGIPAAELELAASRHATSKLIQSEDLFHIQTLGFRGEALASIGSISHMTITSRVESSKEGARLRVDGGISANVEKAGAPVGTVVRVENLFYNVPARLKFLKTDTTERRAIDALVTRYALAYPNVRFKVTDGKQATLQTAGDGDRRAILAALYGVDVARQMLEVMASEEGLALSGFISPTSLTRSNRREITFFINGRWVQDVSLNSALLQAYHTLLMVGRYPLSALFLEIAPEDVDVNVHPTKAEVRFRSQDKVFSFVQRSTRKALLAYTPVPSVSPQLWGSRPAPAEPREIGIDWSIASSTADGGAAMMGSEPLSVSRDEPKDQRSFSTGVPLLRLIGQIGSTYLAAEGPDGLYLIDQHAAHERVLFEKLMAQRENKSIPSQALLAPQVVTLPPQSAKILTGQLPFLNHFGFEVEEFGTNTFQVRAMPILFSGGDPASALRALVEDFEEDETPLQAQVEARLAARVCKRLAVKGGQTLTSEEQRSLLNDLEACQSPRTCPHGRPTMVHLSVDMLERQFGRKGAR; encoded by the coding sequence ATGTCCATTCGATTGCTCTCCTCCGAAGTCTCGTCCCAGATTGCCGCCGGTGAAGTGGTGGAGCGTCCCGCTTCGGTCGTAAAGGAACTGGTCGAAAATGCGTTGGACGCGGACGCGAAAAACATCTCCATTTCCATTGAGGCTGCGGGCAGGACCCTGATCGAAGTGGCGGATGACGGGCACGGCATCCCCGCTGCCGAATTGGAACTGGCCGCCTCGCGTCATGCGACCTCGAAACTGATTCAGTCCGAAGACTTGTTCCACATCCAGACCCTGGGATTCCGAGGCGAAGCGCTGGCTTCCATTGGCTCCATCTCACACATGACCATCACATCCCGCGTGGAGTCTTCAAAGGAGGGCGCGCGCTTGCGGGTGGATGGCGGAATATCCGCAAACGTTGAAAAAGCCGGTGCACCAGTGGGAACGGTGGTGCGTGTGGAAAATCTGTTTTACAACGTGCCCGCGCGTTTGAAATTCTTAAAAACCGATACGACCGAACGCCGTGCCATTGATGCGCTGGTCACGCGGTACGCACTGGCATATCCGAATGTCCGTTTTAAAGTGACGGACGGTAAACAAGCGACATTGCAAACCGCCGGCGACGGGGATCGGCGTGCGATTCTCGCAGCATTGTACGGTGTGGATGTTGCCAGGCAAATGCTCGAAGTGATGGCCTCCGAGGAGGGGCTGGCCTTATCCGGTTTCATCAGCCCAACCTCACTTACACGTTCCAATCGCCGGGAGATCACCTTCTTCATCAATGGCCGCTGGGTGCAGGATGTCTCGTTGAACTCCGCGCTCTTGCAGGCGTATCACACCCTGTTGATGGTGGGACGCTATCCACTGAGCGCCTTGTTCCTGGAAATTGCGCCCGAGGATGTGGATGTAAATGTGCATCCCACCAAGGCGGAAGTCCGTTTTAGAAGCCAGGATAAGGTGTTTAGTTTTGTACAGCGTTCAACGCGCAAGGCCCTGCTGGCGTACACTCCCGTCCCATCCGTTTCACCGCAGTTGTGGGGTTCACGGCCCGCACCTGCGGAACCGAGGGAGATCGGGATCGATTGGTCGATTGCATCTTCGACGGCGGATGGTGGAGCGGCGATGATGGGCAGTGAGCCGTTATCAGTGAGCAGGGACGAGCCGAAGGATCAAAGGTCGTTCTCAACCGGCGTGCCTTTATTGCGTCTCATTGGGCAGATCGGCTCAACGTATCTGGCGGCGGAGGGTCCGGATGGTTTGTATCTGATCGATCAACACGCGGCGCATGAGCGGGTGTTGTTCGAGAAATTGATGGCGCAGCGGGAAAATAAAAGCATCCCGTCACAGGCGTTGCTTGCCCCGCAAGTTGTCACACTGCCGCCTCAATCGGCGAAAATATTGACAGGGCAATTGCCGTTCTTAAATCATTTCGGCTTTGAAGTGGAAGAGTTCGGTACGAATACCTTTCAAGTGCGCGCGATGCCAATCCTATTCTCGGGCGGCGACCCTGCATCCGCGCTGAGGGCTTTGGTGGAGGATTTTGAAGAGGACGAGACTCCATTACAGGCGCAGGTGGAGGCGCGGCTTGCGGCCAGAGTCTGCAAACGACTGGCAGTCAAAGGCGGACAGACACTCACGAGCGAGGAACAGCGCAGCCTGTTGAACGATCTCGAAGCCTGCCAGTCGCCGCGGACATGTCCGCATGGCAGACCGACCATGGTCCATCTCTCAGTGGACATGCTTGAACGCCAGTTCGGGAGAAAAGGGGCAAGATGA
- a CDS encoding pyrimidine 5'-nucleotidase encodes MRFTTIFFDLDDTLYPPTTGLWQAIKQRMNEYMRGHLNVPEDQIGALREKYFLEYGTTMRGLQANHRIDTNEFLAYVHNLPLGEYLTPNPALRSAIASLPTRNLIFTNADRAHAQRVLTVLELADLFDTIVDVNAVAPYCKPMPESFQIAMEFAGETDPSKCVMIDDIRRTTRAAREAGMFSILYNGSFADGDADAQLLDWNELKDVLENRHGNR; translated from the coding sequence ATGCGATTCACCACCATTTTTTTCGACCTCGACGACACCTTGTATCCGCCCACCACAGGGTTGTGGCAGGCCATCAAACAGCGCATGAACGAATACATGCGCGGGCATTTGAACGTTCCCGAAGATCAAATCGGGGCTTTGCGCGAAAAATATTTTCTGGAATATGGGACCACCATGCGCGGCTTGCAGGCAAACCACAGGATCGATACGAATGAATTCCTCGCCTATGTGCATAACCTGCCGCTGGGCGAGTACCTCACCCCCAACCCGGCCCTGCGCTCGGCCATCGCCTCCCTTCCAACCCGCAACCTGATCTTTACAAACGCAGACAGGGCCCACGCCCAACGCGTGTTGACTGTGCTTGAGCTTGCCGACCTGTTCGACACCATTGTGGATGTGAACGCCGTCGCGCCATATTGCAAGCCGATGCCCGAATCGTTCCAGATCGCCATGGAATTCGCAGGCGAAACCGACCCGTCGAAATGCGTGATGATCGACGACATCCGCCGCACCACGCGCGCCGCGCGTGAAGCGGGCATGTTCAGCATTTTGTATAACGGTTCATTTGCCGACGGCGATGCAGACGCACAGCTGCTGGATTGGAATGAATTGAAGGATGTTTTGGAGAACCGCCATGGAAACCGGTAA
- a CDS encoding zinc metallopeptidase: MFFLDPNYLIFMIPAFILMAITSWYVKAAYNKWSRVPARSRLTGAQAAQRLMSTGGVYGVQLQGVAGDLTDHYDPRNKTLFLSNGVANGASVASLAIAAHELGHAQQDAEDYFPMRLRGFMVPMVNIGSNLGWILILIGLFIGWTGLAWLGVIVFSGGALFALATLPVEFDASARAKRLLAQSGIIQSDEEMRGVNSVLNAAALTYVAGLVTAILQLLYYVSLISGRSRD, encoded by the coding sequence ATGTTTTTTCTGGACCCCAACTACCTAATCTTCATGATCCCCGCCTTCATCCTCATGGCAATCACGTCATGGTATGTAAAGGCGGCCTATAACAAATGGAGCCGGGTGCCGGCCCGCAGCCGACTGACCGGCGCACAAGCCGCGCAGAGGCTCATGTCCACCGGTGGCGTGTATGGCGTGCAACTTCAAGGCGTGGCCGGCGACCTGACGGATCATTACGACCCGCGCAACAAAACACTCTTCCTTTCGAACGGAGTGGCAAACGGCGCGTCGGTTGCCTCGCTTGCGATTGCCGCGCACGAACTGGGCCATGCCCAGCAGGATGCAGAGGATTACTTTCCCATGCGCCTGCGCGGCTTCATGGTGCCGATGGTAAACATTGGCTCGAACCTCGGCTGGATTTTGATCCTGATTGGCCTGTTCATCGGCTGGACGGGACTGGCCTGGCTTGGTGTGATCGTCTTCTCCGGCGGCGCGCTTTTTGCGCTTGCCACCCTGCCCGTGGAATTCGACGCATCCGCCCGCGCGAAACGCCTGCTTGCCCAAAGCGGCATCATCCAATCTGACGAGGAGATGCGCGGCGTGAACAGCGTCCTCAACGCCGCCGCACTGACCTATGTGGCGGGTCTTGTCACTGCCATCCTGCAATTGCTCTACTATGTTTCCTTGATCAGCGGCAGAAGCAGGGATTAA
- a CDS encoding S41 family peptidase: MNKTLKYIFLVLVIVVIALGSFAGGFVTGHLMPFANMPAFQQPPAEVQTAATSPAQQAATPEELQTLFAPFWEAWNLVQNNYVDQPVDDVALMRGAIKGMMEALGDEHSSYMDPESYEQANASLDGEYEGIGAYVDTTTKYLTITSPMPGSPAEKAGLLPGDQIVAIDGEDMTDIDAEVARLKVIGPANTVVQLTILREGVAELLEFDVTRARITVASASGEMLENDIAYIQVTTFGSKTTPELLATLTDLMAQNPKGIILDLRNNGGGFLSTSVEVTSQFLSGGVVLYEQYGDGTRTTYEAIAGGLATDEDIPLLVLINEGSASASEIVAGALQDSGRAKLVGMVSYGKGSVQNWVPLSGENGAIRVTIAKWLTPNENTIHKIGLTPDYEADMTLEDRQAGEDPQLDEAVRILLEMIGN; this comes from the coding sequence GTGAATAAAACCTTAAAGTATATTTTTCTCGTTCTGGTCATTGTTGTAATTGCGCTTGGTTCGTTTGCGGGCGGCTTTGTGACCGGGCATCTCATGCCCTTTGCGAATATGCCCGCCTTCCAGCAACCCCCCGCAGAGGTACAGACTGCCGCCACTTCCCCCGCACAGCAGGCCGCCACACCGGAAGAATTGCAGACCCTCTTTGCGCCGTTCTGGGAAGCGTGGAACCTTGTCCAAAACAATTATGTGGACCAGCCCGTGGACGATGTGGCGCTCATGCGCGGCGCGATCAAGGGCATGATGGAGGCCCTCGGCGACGAACATTCCTCGTACATGGATCCCGAAAGCTATGAACAAGCCAATGCAAGTCTCGACGGTGAATATGAAGGCATCGGCGCGTATGTGGATACGACCACGAAATACCTCACCATTACCAGCCCCATGCCCGGTTCCCCCGCAGAAAAAGCCGGTCTATTGCCCGGTGATCAGATCGTGGCCATTGACGGCGAGGATATGACAGACATTGACGCCGAGGTTGCCCGTCTCAAGGTGATCGGTCCCGCCAACACAGTTGTCCAGCTCACCATCCTGCGCGAAGGCGTCGCTGAACTGCTCGAGTTCGATGTGACCCGCGCGAGGATTACGGTTGCATCTGCCAGCGGCGAAATGCTCGAGAACGATATTGCCTACATTCAGGTCACCACCTTTGGCTCAAAGACAACCCCTGAATTGCTCGCCACGCTTACCGACCTGATGGCGCAAAACCCCAAAGGCATCATCCTCGATCTGCGCAATAACGGCGGCGGATTTTTATCCACCTCCGTGGAAGTCACTTCGCAATTCCTTTCGGGCGGTGTTGTGCTGTATGAACAATATGGTGACGGGACCCGTACGACCTACGAAGCCATAGCAGGCGGTCTTGCGACGGACGAGGATATTCCCTTGCTCGTGCTCATCAATGAAGGATCCGCCTCCGCCTCCGAGATTGTGGCGGGCGCATTGCAGGATTCGGGCCGCGCAAAGCTTGTCGGCATGGTGTCCTATGGAAAAGGTTCCGTCCAAAACTGGGTGCCTCTTTCCGGTGAGAACGGTGCGATCCGTGTCACGATCGCCAAATGGCTTACACCGAACGAAAATACCATCCACAAAATCGGGCTCACCCCGGATTACGAAGCGGACATGACCCTCGAAGACCGCCAGGCGGGGGAAGATCCGCAGCTGGACGAGGCTGTCAGAATTTTGCTTGAAATGATTGGTAATTAA